DNA sequence from the Saimiri boliviensis isolate mSaiBol1 chromosome 5, mSaiBol1.pri, whole genome shotgun sequence genome:
GAGCCTTACaaaatttagagatggggtctcactgtgttgcctaggcttggCTCAGCTCAAACTttagggctcaagtgattataccaccttggcctccaaaagtgttggtattacaggtgtgagccactgggcgcTGTCCCTTCTGGGTTCTGAAGTAAATTTCCAGATGTTCCAATGTATTCTGCTTacttaaagcttttaaaattcattaccttcatttcaaatatacttttcgaaacttatttgaaaataaaatcaggttGTTTCCTAGTGTAGCCAATACACTATGTAAACGGTGATGCCAAAGGCAATTTTAACTTGAGGTGGTTGATTCTAAAGCTCTCAGCCAAGTAACCTGCAAAGCGGAGAAAAGAGCTTACGTTtaagggtgggtgcagtggctcatgcctgcaatcccagcattttgggaggctgaggtgggccgatcacttgagaccaggagtttgagaccagcctgcccaacatgggtcaaccccgtctttactaaaaacacacaaaaaattagctgagcatggtgtgtgcacatgtaatctctgctacttgggaggctgaggcgtgaaaatcgtttgaacctggggggcggggggcggcaaagcaagactctgtctcaaaaacaaacaaacaaaaaggagctTACATTTAAGGCAGAACATGGTTCccttctcactttctctttccccttgCTTCAGCctcacttcctttccttctcccctttATTTCTGTATTATCATTATGTTTCTGTAGTTGAATATGGTGCtgggaagtaatttttaaagtaaacccttctattcttaaaattttatttttcttgtgaaggaagaaattaatgttttcaaaacagAAGTACTATTACTTTCTGGATGTATTTTTCCCTATATGtgtttataacatttaaaaagaatgaaaataaagccgggtatggtggcttatgcttgtaagcccagcactttgggaggccgaggcgggcagatcacctgaggtcaggagttcgagatattcctggccaacatggaaaaaccccgtctctactaaaaatacaaaaattaaccaggagtggtgggacgtacctgtaatctcagctacttgggaggctgaggcaggagaattgcttgaacccaggaggcagagattgcagtaagccgagatcatgccactgcactgcagcctgggcagcagagcaggaccctgtctcaaaaaaaaaaaaaaaaaaaaaaaaaaaaaaaaaaaaaaaaaaagaattaaaataaaaaacttatccTATAATAAAAGTAAGCTATGTTTGtgatttatacatttcttttttctctgatggGTTCAATACGCTTTGTTGGATGAGCTAGTTTTCATGCTGGTaagtattttttcatctgttcaGAATGATATTTCTTTGTAACTCATCCACTGAATTTCAGTGTCTAAGCAAAATGGTAGAATGACTTGGTTGACCAGGTtctgttttctgtgttctttgtttGTTCTAGATACATTTCATATTGCTCTTCAGTCGACAAGGGAAATTACGGCTGCAGAAATGGTACATCACTCTCCCTgacaaagagaagaagaagatcACCAGGGAAATTGTTCAGATTATTCTCTCCCGTGGTCATAGGACAAGCAGTTTTATTGACTGGAAGGAGCTAAAACTTGTTTATAAAAGGTGTGAGTAATTTTATGAGAGTTTAATTTCCTAGTCTTGCTTTGGTTTGTTCTAATGGTTGGTTCTAATCCTGAACATTTTAGATTGCTATACCAATTCCATCATTTACTGAAATCTTTGAAGGCTAGGGTCCAGATATTTGTACCAATAGACTAGCTAGAAAATAACTCTCATGTTACCAAAAGAACTTCTAGGTGCAGGATAAATTGTAGGTACTTAAACTACACCTTTATAGTGCACGGATGCATTCAAGAAAAATGGTATGAGCACCTGTTACATTCCTGgtgttgttcttttttatttttttggagatggagtctcactctgttgtccaggctggaatgccatggcgtaatctcagctcactgcaacttccacctcctgggttcaagtgattctcttgcctcagcctcccaagtagccgggattataggcatctgccaccatgcctggctaatttatgtaatttaagagagacagggtattgccatgttgcccagtctggtcacaaattctgagctcaggtgatccatctacctaagtgctgggattacaggcgtgggccactgcacctagccatttTTTGGCATGTTCTAATGGCTGCGAATACATCAGTGAACAAGACATACGACATTCCTCCTCTCATGGagtgtacttatttatttattattttttgagatggagtctcgctttgtcacccaggctggagtgcagtcgcatgatattggcttactgcaacctctgccttctgggttcaagtgattctcctgcctcagcctccctgagtagctgggagtacaggcatgaaccactatgcccggctactttttgtatttttagtaaagacagggtttcaccatgttggtcaggctggtcttgaactcctgacctcaggtgatctgcctgccttggccttccaaagtgctaggattacaggcgtgagccaccacacccatccagaatgtacttatttattaagtaaccaaataaaaaatattgagttAGTAACAAGGGTTTTGGAATAAAATGGAGGTTAGCATGACAGAGAGATGGGGATGTGTTCAGTGGGGCATCTCTTGTTATACCTGTTACTTACATTTGTAATGAGTAAATTGAGGACATGAAGAGTTTTGGTAGTCAGTTCCCAGTCACAGTAATTGAGTGTTCATTGGTAGAGCCACgattcaaatccagatctttGACTTTGAAGCCTGTATATTCTTTTTTACCACACCTGCTTGCCATGGCAAGACCATACTAGAAAGGACTCTCAATTTATAGATAAGAGAACCAAAGCTGAGAGGTAACATAATTTTGCTCTTGGAGACCCAGGTAATTGATGCCTAAGCCAGGAACGGACCACAGCTGACCAGACCCTGCATCCAATATCCTACTGCAGCTCCTGGAAGGAAAATGCACATTAGAGAGGCTCTTGCAAAGGGTGTTTATAAATCTCATTGGGAAAAACAGAGGTAACCTCTGCAGACTGATATTTAATGGATTAAATTACCAGCAAGTGCCTGCAAAGCTCCTTCTGCTGGGCCCAAGATTGGAGTTTGACAATTTGAGGAGGGGAGGCACACACAGAATGACTGAAGCACATTCATAAGCGGGAGGGTGGGGAGCGTGGACTCCTGAGAGCACTCACTGGTCAGGgctttctgttttataaaaaacAATTGACAAGCTGGAGAGGGGTGTGAAAAGATACCCTGATTACCATGGGCCAAAGGACACTGTCCTCCTGATAATAGCTCTTCAAGGTAAAATTTTGTTGAGAGCCTTTCATGTGTAATTAACAGAAGTAATCCAACCCCCacagcatttttatatattccGATTTATATTTCAGGAGGCTACTGAGGGCGGTGAATAATGATTTCATCCTTTGATGGGGAGAGGCTCAGCGGGGAGGAGGTGACTTTGCATATTCATGGGAAAAAAACTGTCTTCAGGTTGCTTAATGTATCATCATATTTcgcttttgttatttttcatttcaaggtATGCTAGTTTATATTTTTGCTGTGCAGTAGAAAATCAGGACAATGAGCTCTTGACGCTAGAGATTGTGCATCGTTACGTGGAGCTGCTGgacaaatattttggaaatgtaaGTGTGTGCTTGTTGGTTAGGATTAGTAACAATCGTCATCTCAGCTCTTACTTCAGTCTGTTACCCCTTCTCTCCCTCACGTCTAAAATATGAATCGAACTCAAATCAAAGATCACCTTAGTCCCCCTAAGATTAGCATACAAGACCTTTCTCCCTACCTGTGATTCTTTctaaatagagatggagtcccactatgttgacaaggttggtcttgaactcttgacctgaagcaattctcccacctcagcattccaaagaactaggttataggcatgagctactgtgctcgGCCACCCAAAGCTTTCAAGAGATGGATGTATCTTTATCTTACCACAAATACACCAGAGACCTTATTTCAATGAACCAGAAGGTAACTATAAAGGATTTCTTGATATTCTCTCCCTTATTCTTCATTGGCTTTGTCATCTCTtttctgttttggctttttattctttctctgctttttttttccccctaagctATAAGTATTCTTAATTAtttatacataagaaaaatagcaacaaacaaaaaacccgaaTTCTTTTCCTTCACATTGCTGTTCAATAATCTTTTTGCATTTTCTGCCAAGTGATATACTATACCAGGTGTTCCAGTCCTCAGAACCCATTCACTACGCAGTGCCTACAGCATGGGTCCATCTTTACTCTCCAAGGAAATCAGCAAGTTACCTTGGAACCCTCCCGTGGGTTTACACCAGCGATTCCTCTTAAGTCTTCACCTGCTTTCGCCTGCCTCTCACTACAGCACTGGACCCTTGCTCACCATGAAGCTTTCTTTAAATTGGCCCCTCTTGATTTTGCCATGACACTGATTTCTGCTGACTCTTGTCCTGTTATTTCTGAAGGCCCCTCCTTGGTTTCTTCCACTCAGCTCCCTTCCTCCACCCATCCCTAAATGCTCTCATCTCTTCCTAACTCTGTGTGTACTGACTCTCGTCCTGGAAATCCCTTACTAAGTGACTCTTGTTGGTGACAGTCTTCACTGGGCTTCTCATGGTCCAGAATCAAACACATTTTCTGAAAACCCATTTGGTTGTGTGACTGGAATTTTTTATGTCCCAGGATCCTTCAGTGTGAAAGGATGCCgctgcttttgtctttttctgtgcCTTACCAGAATCTGCCTCTATTCAAATTGGGCTGACATTCATTCCCTTCTTTCCACTCTCACTAATATAGGTTCACTTGggattttaattttgcttctctCTTAAACATCCTATCTGGATTTTTATGCCTCTGAACTTTTCTCTGTTTGCCCTCTTGCCCTATTAGTTACCATCTTCCTTAAATAAAACCAAATCTAAGTGTGGCATTCCTTCACAGCCACTTGGCATCATGTGCAGTGAATAAAATCAAAGCCCCTAGCCTGGAGTTTAACCTTTCAAAGCATGGATCCCTGATCACTCCTCTAGGCTTGttgcatttccatttttatttatttattgagatggagttttgctcttgtttcccagactagagtgcaatggcacaatctctgctcactgcaacctccacctactgagttcaagtgattctcctgcctcagcctcctgagtagctaggattacagttgtccaccaccacacccagctaatttttatgtttttagtagagatagcattttaccatgttggccaggctagtcttgaactcctgacctcaggtgatctgcctgccttggcctcccaaagtgctgggattatagatgtgagccaccatgtccagcctacaTGTCCCGTTTTTTATACCTGACAGTTCTTCAGCAACAAGGAATGACTTTGGAGTGTGTCTAACTGGAACCAGATTTACTTGACCACCAAATTGCTAGTCTCTTGAGACCACACCTTGTGACTCATTTTATCCCCTTGCCACTTAACCCGTAATCAGCACTGGGCCAGATTTGATAGCAAATCTTCCAACACATTTAATCAATTTCACAGTCTCAAGAAATAAATCACTggattttggaaaatgttttcttctcagtAACACCCTCTTCCCTATTCCCTTACTCACTGAAGATGTGTGTTAAGTGTTAGGATAATTTGCCTCCAGTAGAGTTTTTCTGTTACTCTCTTTAACGGAATGAGCAGTATTTGCAGTATTGAACGAGTTTTATCAGATTTGTTGCAACACTTTTCATAAGCATGAACACTGGAAAGATTTCTAAAAGaatttttcctcccttccttttttcccctttggaaatgatgttttaaaacctaaaatgttGCTTCAGGGATTTCAGGTTGTTGGTCAGTATATAACAGCAATAAGACTAgaccatgttttctttctcttcttggtgtaccaagtttattttcatttttttaaaggagaaatttgCAAATGTATAATAGCATATTTtcaaacatattatttaatttaatgctTCCTACTATTCAAATTAATCCTCACATTTTTGTactttactttgaaataaacTACAGATTTGACCTTGTGTAAGAGCCTGAAGAAGTTTTCCTGAGGTCTGGGCATTCCCGTAACCTGCCTTCCCTTTCTCATTTCTGAACTCTGGTTTGACCTGTTGCATTTTCCTAGATTAAACCAACTCTGATAATGTGAATTGGGGCTGGATTTTGATCTCAATCTATCTGACCAAATTTCAACCAGATGTCTCAGGGCATTCTGCTTCTCAAGAGAACTTGAGTAACCTTCACCAACACTAAGCCCAATTAAATTACAAAGAGCATCAAAatgaatttccatttctctaacaTTAATTTTCCATTCTATTTTGGTATACCTTTGGAAGTTCTGTCTTTGTCATGTAcccaaatttaatttattaaaaaattcaatgaatCTTTCATTAAGCTAAGAACAGCTAAGAGCAATTCAAGGCTATATGCCCAGTAGATGTTCAGTTCTTATTAATTAACAGTGATGAGCAAAGACTTCCAATCCTGATTCTCATTGACATCATCTcagcaataaaatatttctctttggttttcttttccttctgtattAATACTAAAGCTTTCCTTGAATTCTGCCCTTATATAATATTATCCAGGGAAAATCTTGGTACTGAGCCTCTCGTATAACACTGGAAAATATTATCTGCTGAAGACAGATGGATCAAAATCTCTGGctactaatttatgtattttttagcaCTTTTTAATTCCAAGGAGATTTACAAGGATTAACTAGTTAATCTTCCGATCTTCAGTAAGTAGCATCAACCCCAATTTATAGAGGCTCAGAGGAAATGCCTTAGAGTCTCATGCCACATAATAGTCTAAGGATTTAGATACCTGCCATATTTCTGCATTATAGACCGTAGTGTGAATTTTTACTGGTGCCCTCAGTATGTGTGGATGTTGATGTCTCAGAGGGCTTTTGAACTTGGTGgagggagttttttgtttgttttttgctgtcaGGTGAAGAGCACCATGAATCCCCCAGATGCTGGTACAGGCTCATTCACTCACCAGATCAAGGATTTGGGGCCTGTCATGTGTCTCtgtttaacagatgagaaaaatgaccCTCAAAAAGGTTAAGAGAAGTGTTTACTCTGCTAACCTGATGGGTCTGCTAGAAGGGGTGAAGAGAGAGTGATACTTAATAAACTGTTCATTGCTATGTAGTATAGAttgcattataattattattttatatatagcttTATGGTACTTATATAGTTTCTTATTATTTGAAGCATATATTGCATGTAACTTGaaactttttgtatttactttagaGCATAATTTAATAAGGACAGGTGCCTCTTAGAGTCTGTCCAAAAGGATTTAGTTGGGGAAATGCCAGAAATAATCTCACTGCACCGTGAATTCTGCTGTTAGAGAAGAACCTCAAGCCAAATTGCAGTAAAGCACAAGGCTAGGATGTTGAAGATAAAGTTAAATGATAGTTCCTatctttttaaagctttattcaGAATCTAGATACACTAGAAAATAAAGAGGCTTATGTGTTTATTAACATGGTGATGGAGGAAGAAGCCAGGGCTATTTGCATAATTCGAAAGAGTGGGGTCACTGGAGCATCGGTGACATATTTTTGTTGTGTTGGGATGACCTCAAGGTGGAAtttatcttactttattttattttgtttctttttcctgagatggagtcttacttcgtcacccaggctggagtgcagtcacatgatcttgcctcactgcaacctctgctttctaggttcaagcaattctcctgcctcagcctctcgagtagctgggattacaggcatgtgccaccatgcctggctaatcttttgtagttttagtagagacagggtttcaccatgttggccagtctggtctgaaaTTCTTGACCTCGAGTGATtagcctgccttggcatcccaaagtgctggaattacaggcacgagtaaTTAGGCAGTAGCTTTGGAAATCTGAACTGGGACTGGgaacaatggctcatgcctgtaatctcagctctttgggaggccaaggcagggggatcactt
Encoded proteins:
- the AP1S3 gene encoding AP-1 complex subunit sigma-3 produces the protein MIHFILLFSRQGKLRLQKWYITLPDKEKKKITREIVQIILSRGHRTSSFIDWKELKLVYKRYASLYFCCAVENQDNELLTLEIVHRYVELLDKYFGNVCELDIIFNFEKAYFILDEFIIGGEIQETSKKIAVKAIEDSDMLQETLEEYMNKPTF